The following nucleotide sequence is from Pseudomonadota bacterium.
TGGTCAGGCCCGAGACCCAGCCGACCGCGCCCAGCATCATGCTCTCCAGGATGAGGTCGTCGACGCCGCAGAACATGATGTAGCGGTCGCCGCAGGCGTTGATCACGTCGGTCAAGCGGCGGATGTCGTCGGAGGATTCCTTGATCGAAACGATGGTCTTCTCCTCGGCGAGCTCGACGAAGTGCTCGGGCTTGAGATCGACGCCGTACACGATCGGGTTGTTGTAGACCATGATCGGCAAGCTGGAGCCGCGCGCGACGGCGCGGAAATGCGCCACCGCCTCGCGGCCGTCGGCCTTGTAGACCATCGAGGGCAGCACCATCAGCCCATCGGCGCCGAGCTTCGCCATCTCGCCGGCATAGCGGATGGCGAGCGGCGTGGTGAACTCGGCCACACCGGAGAGGATCGGGACCCGGCCGCGCGCCGTCTCCTTCGCTTGGCGGATGACCGCAAGCTTCTCCGGCCATTCGAGCGAGCAGTTCTCGCCGACGGTGCCCAGCATGATGAGGCCGTGCACGCCCGAGCGGATCAGCCGCTCGATATGCGCTGCGGTCGCCGGCAGGTCGAGCGCGCCATCATCCTTGAACTGGGTGGTGACCGCCGGAAACACGCCCTTCCAATCGACCCGCATCACTCATCTCCCTGGCCTGGAGGCCGCATGGCGCAACCGTATCGGCTGGCGAGCGCTTTGGCTAGTATCGGCGCCGAAAATCGGGGAGAGGCGAATGGCATCGGCTGGGATGGATGCACGCGTGAAGCTGCGCCGGCTGTTCGACGCCGGTATCGAGGCAGCCGACCCCAGGCGCGTGGTGCCGAAGCATCTGCCGCCCAAGCCCAAGGGCCGCACCGTGGTGGTCGGGGCCGGCAAGGCCGCTGCCTCGATGGCGCTGGCGGTGGAAGAGCATTGGTCGGGGCCGCTGAGCGGCGTCGTGGTGACGCGCTACGGCCAGGCCCTGCCCTGCCGCTCCATCGAGGTGATGGAATCCTCCCATCCCGTGCCCGATGCCGCCGGTGCGGCGGCGGCCGAACGCATCTTGGCCGCGGTCGGCGGGCTCGGCGCCGACGATCTGGTGCTGGCGCTGATCTCAGGCGGCGCCTCCGCCTTGATGCCGTTGCCCGCCCCCGGCATCAGCCTCGCGGATAAGCAGCAGGTAAACCAGGCGCTGCTCCGTTCGGGTGCGGCCATCGACGAGATGAACGTCGTGCGCAAGCATCTCTCGGCGATCAAGGGCGGGAGGCTCGCGGCCGCTTCCTATCCAGCCGAGATCGTCTCGCTCATCATCTCCGACGTGCCGGGCGACGATCCGGCGATCATCGGCTCGGGCCCGACGGTGCCCGATCCCTCGACCTTCGCCGATGCGCGCGCGGTCTTGGCGAAATATCGGATCGAGCCGCCGGAGACGGTCGCCCGCCGCCTCGAGAGAGCGAGCGACGAGACCCCGAAGCCGGGAGACCCCAGCCTCGCCCGTGCGCGCCTCAGGCTCATCGCCCGGCCGCTCGATGCGCTCGAGCGCGCCGCTGAGCGCGCGCGCGATCTCGGATTGCGGCCGCTCATCCTGGGCGACGCGATCGAGGGCGAGGCCCGCGAGGTCGCCCGCGCCATGGCCGGAATCGCTCTGGCCTCGGTCCGGCACGGCCATCCGGTGGCGCCGCCGGCGGTCCTGCTGTCGGCCGGCGAGGCGACCGTGACCGTGCGCGGCCACGGTAGGGGCGGCCGCAACACCGAATTCCTGCTGGCGCTGGCCTTGGCGCTGGGTGGGCACCGGCAAATCGCCGCGATCGCCTGCGGCACCGACGGGGTCGACGGCACCGAGGACAATGCCGGCGCCCTCATCCTTCCCGACACGCTTCTCCGTGCCGCCCGGCTCGGAGTCGATGCCGAGGCGAGCCTCGCCGACAATGATGCCTATAGCTTCTTCAAGGCGGTCGGCGATCTCGTCGTCACCGGCCCGACTCTGACCAATGTCAACGACTTCCGAGCCATTCTGGTGGCGCCGGCCGCGATCTGAGGGCAGCATAGCGGTCGGGGAGGCCAGGCATGCGTCGGACGAGATCCGCCAAGATCGTAGCCACGTTGGGGCCGGCGAGTTCCGGCTTGAGCGAGATCCGCCAGCTGTTTCACGCTGGCGCCGACGTGTTTCGCCTCAATTTCAGCCATGGCGAGCACGCCGACCACAAGGCGCGCTTCGATGCGATCCGCGCGCTCGAGAGCGAGCTCGGCCGCCCCATCGGCATCATGATGGATCTGCAGGGCCCGAAGCTCCGCGTCGGCCGCTTCGCCGGCGGGCGGGTGACGCTCGTCGCCGGCAACGCGTTCCGCCTCGATCTCACCGAAGCCCTCGGCGACGACACGCGCGTGAGCCTGCCCCATCCGGAAGTGTTCGCAGCGCTCGAGCCCGGCACCGCGCTGCTCCTCGACGATGGCAAGATCCGGCTCGAGGTCAAGGAGTGCGGTGCCGACTTCGCCGTGGCCCGGGTGGCGACCGGAGGCACGCTTTCCGACCGCAAGGGCGTCAACGTCCCCAACGCGGTGCTGCCGCTGACGCCGTTGACGCCGAAGGATCTGCGCGACCTCGCCTTCGGGCTCACGCTCGGCGTCGATGTGGTGGCCCTCTCCTTCGTGCAGCGGCCGGAGGACGTGGCCGCGGCGCGGCGTCTCATTCAAGGCCGGGCCGCGATCCTGGTGAAGCTGGAGAAGCCGGCCGCCATCGAGCATCTGGACGAGCTCATCGAGCGGGCGGATGCGGTCATGGTCGCGCGCGGCGATCTCGGCGTCGAGCTGCCGCCGGAAGACGTGCCCAGCCTGCAGAAGCAGATCGTCCGGGCCTGCCGCCGCGCCGGCAAGCCGGTGGTGGTGGCAACCCAGATGCTGGAGTCGATGGTGCATTCGCCGGCACCCACCCGGGCCGAGGCCTCCGACGTCGCCACCGCCGTCTATGACGGTGCGGATGCGGTGATGCTGTCGGCGGAGACGGCCTCGGGCGACTATCCCTTGGAAGCCATCACCATGATGGACCGCATCATCCAACGCACCGAGCGGGATCCGCTCTACCGCGCGATGATGGATGCGGTGCATGCCGATCCGGAGCCGACCACCGCCGATGCGATCAGTGCCGCGGCCCGCCAGGTCGCCCATACGGTGAGTGCGGCCTGCATCGTCACCTTCACCAATTCCGGCTCGACCGCGCTCCGAGCCGCCCGCGAGCGCCCCGATGCGCCGATCCTGGGCCTCACTGCCAATCTCACTACGGCGAGGCGGCTCGCCTTTCTCTGGGGCGTGCATTGGGTGCACACCGAGGACATCCACGACTTCGCCGAGATGGTCGCCAAGGCAACCGCGATCGCCGGCCATGACGGCTTCGCCGAACCGGGCAAGCGCATCGTCATCACCGCCGGCGTTCCCTTCGGCACGCCGGGTGCGACCAACGTGCTGAGGATCGCCAGGGTCGGGGAGTAGCGGGGGCTCCAGATTTAATTCGGGCAACGTATTTGAGGTGCTAACGCGAGCGTGACCCGTAGTAGTGCCCGAAAACAAGGGTGACGACAGGCAAGACCATTACCTTGCCCAAATCCATGAGGTCGGCAGTCACATTTTCGCCGCGCGCGATTCCACGATATGCCAAATACGCGACAACGACCGCTATGAAGCAAAAATACGCTCGGGTAACCCACACGGCCACATGTGACCTGGTCCTCGCAGCGGAAGCGGCGACCAGTGCCGCCATCGCACGCTCGAGATTCGGCACCTCGGCGGCCGCTCGCTCAACGGCTTCGAGAGCCGCCCTGGCATCCGTTTCAGATTCTTGATTGGGCACTCAGTCTCGCGCTGTCGATGTTCCAGTCGTGATGAGGGCCGCCGCAGAACTAGATGTCGTGCTGGTATTGGCAGCCATATCCTTAACCAGCCTGAACATCCTATTCCGGATATCTTCAAGCCGTTTTTTTTCAGATTCGGATTCCGGAGGAAGCTTACTTATAACGTCTTCCAGCTCCTGGACCGTCTTAAAGAAATGGCGGGAAACTTCGACCTGACGATTGATTGCGTCTTTGAGCGCCTCAGCCTCTTTGATAGCAGTCGACGCCTCAGTACCGCTGAACCGGACGATAGGCATCTGGACTAATCCGATCTTGAGCAGCGCTATACGCTAGCGCCGGGGTATCTATTGCACAAATAGTGATTGTTCACTCCACATTTTAGGTGTTCCCGAGGCTCTGTGGCTTACTACTCCGGCCCGCCATGGCCCGATGCGAGGCGGACGACACCGCGCACGACGTCCCGGAACGCCTCGTCGTAGCTGACGCCGCTGATGCGCCAGGTGTAGTCGACGCCTTGCCATCGCATCCGCCACTCACCGACCCAACCCGGCACAGCCTCCTTGAACTCGAGCGTGCCGGCGACCACCGCCTGGTCGGGGCGATCGCCGCGTTCAGGCGAGGGGAAGGCGCCGGGAGCGACACCCCAGCCAGCGAGATCGGCTTCGCTCGGGATGCGCAAGGCAATG
It contains:
- a CDS encoding glycerate kinase, which encodes MASAGMDARVKLRRLFDAGIEAADPRRVVPKHLPPKPKGRTVVVGAGKAAASMALAVEEHWSGPLSGVVVTRYGQALPCRSIEVMESSHPVPDAAGAAAAERILAAVGGLGADDLVLALISGGASALMPLPAPGISLADKQQVNQALLRSGAAIDEMNVVRKHLSAIKGGRLAAASYPAEIVSLIISDVPGDDPAIIGSGPTVPDPSTFADARAVLAKYRIEPPETVARRLERASDETPKPGDPSLARARLRLIARPLDALERAAERARDLGLRPLILGDAIEGEAREVARAMAGIALASVRHGHPVAPPAVLLSAGEATVTVRGHGRGGRNTEFLLALALALGGHRQIAAIACGTDGVDGTEDNAGALILPDTLLRAARLGVDAEASLADNDAYSFFKAVGDLVVTGPTLTNVNDFRAILVAPAAI
- the pyk gene encoding pyruvate kinase; amino-acid sequence: MRRTRSAKIVATLGPASSGLSEIRQLFHAGADVFRLNFSHGEHADHKARFDAIRALESELGRPIGIMMDLQGPKLRVGRFAGGRVTLVAGNAFRLDLTEALGDDTRVSLPHPEVFAALEPGTALLLDDGKIRLEVKECGADFAVARVATGGTLSDRKGVNVPNAVLPLTPLTPKDLRDLAFGLTLGVDVVALSFVQRPEDVAAARRLIQGRAAILVKLEKPAAIEHLDELIERADAVMVARGDLGVELPPEDVPSLQKQIVRACRRAGKPVVVATQMLESMVHSPAPTRAEASDVATAVYDGADAVMLSAETASGDYPLEAITMMDRIIQRTERDPLYRAMMDAVHADPEPTTADAISAAARQVAHTVSAACIVTFTNSGSTALRAARERPDAPILGLTANLTTARRLAFLWGVHWVHTEDIHDFAEMVAKATAIAGHDGFAEPGKRIVITAGVPFGTPGATNVLRIARVGE
- a CDS encoding dihydrodipicolinate synthase family protein; amino-acid sequence: MRVDWKGVFPAVTTQFKDDGALDLPATAAHIERLIRSGVHGLIMLGTVGENCSLEWPEKLAVIRQAKETARGRVPILSGVAEFTTPLAIRYAGEMAKLGADGLMVLPSMVYKADGREAVAHFRAVARGSSLPIMVYNNPIVYGVDLKPEHFVELAEEKTIVSIKESSDDIRRLTDVINACGDRYIMFCGVDDLILESMMLGAVGWVSGLTNAFPAESARLYELALAGRTKEARELYRWFMPLLHLDCHSKLVQYIKLAQAMAGFGSEMVRPPRLKLEGAERERIQQIIRRAMDARPKLAA